In Candidatus Poribacteria bacterium, the genomic stretch TTTAGATTTTCCCTTAATAAACGATTGAGAAGCTTCGTAAGCCCGTGATAAGCCTCGTCTGTGTAAATACGACCAACACAATTTACAAGCCTCAACAGGTAGTATCTTGTGTACCTATCTCTTTCGCTATCAAGGTTTAAGTCAGCCATTGAATATACGTACGCTAACGCGGGAGCAGCCAGTTGTGCAAATTTTCTATCCCCCGAACCTTCTGTGTCTTCACCGCTGGTTGCTAACGGCCGCGTTTCATCACCAAAACCCATTATTTCTAAAACCACTTCTTTCCCAAGCCCGAATGGCTCAAGTGCCTGAAAATAGGAGCGGCGAATAGCGTCCTCTAACAGAGAGAGTTCATGTTCTTTTTCATGGTCGCTTCGTTGATTTTTTATTTTCCTCTCCATTCCTGAATAACAAGTACTGTTGATTTCAACTTCCGTGTCATCCGCGTCAATCGGCGATTCAGACAATTAACATATATCACCGCTCGCGAAAGATCACAGCACTGTTTATAGTCGTGCGATTCATCGCACGTTCTCACCCAGTAGACAGCACGTGGCGTGTACCTACTATTTTTAATACCGCTGTTCTCCCAAATTATGCACCGACATCACCTCGTTCCCACGCGGATCGATGACTTTGATGGCAACCTGTTTATGCTCACCAGCAGGAAATGGAAGGGATTCTATCCCACTGAACTTCTCAAATTGGTCTTCGTCGATGACCCTTTTAAGGGCGCGGGCGATTTTGTCCCACGCGCTCTTGTCGGGAAAGAAGGCTTGGGTGATACAGAAGGTTCGACCGTCGTAGTCAGCATCGACGAACCATGCGGCAACTTTGTCCGCACCTGCGGAACTCACGGTGTTGTCTACTGGATTGTAGACATCCACACCCTCCATTTTGATGTAGTATTCCCCGTCGGCTGCCTTTTCAAGTCTCGTGCGCGGCATTCCGAACACGGTGAACAATTGTGTTGAAGGCGTTTCTTTGAGTAGGTCTCCCATTGCGACATCTGGATTGATGTGTGCGATATGGATACGGACCCTCGGATTCGGATCTTCTTGGATTATTGCCTGTGCTGCACCATCGAAACTGAAGCCTGCAAAAACCAATTCATCGTAACCACGACGCGATGCAATCGGCAGGCACTCTTCGACTTGCAGTGCCGTTACCGGACCATGCTGTGGACCGAATACGACTGCAACGAGGCGTTCCGTATCGTCATCTGCCCAACTCCCTTCGGCATGAAGGACATCTCCCTCAAGCGGGTCGAGTGTGGCGAATTTTAGCGTCTGGTTGTTGGGAAACCGTACACCGTCATTTCGAAGGAGGCGAAATGAACGAATGAATAGAATCCGAGATTTAATCAATATGCCCCGCAGACAACACGTCTTGATGCAAGATCTTTTCATGTGGTATAGGCTATGTGAGCCTATGGATACTATTGAAGACACAGAAAAAGTCCTAGTAGTCTGTCACATCTAAACTGACAGGTGGGCTCGCCCGATTTTGTCGGGTTTCGCTCCGTTCTACCTCCAGGAAATACCCAATCAAAAACACCTACAAAAAGTCAAAATAACGTTGACAAACTACTAGAAGATTTCCTTAAAGAAGATGTTGATAATTCTGATACAGGGCAGGCGGCAGTGGGCTAAAAGATACTTAAATGTATACAAATCTATACATTTTTAGTCATTCCTATACGATGTAAGATTTTATTTAACAAACACTATAGAAATATGGTATAATTAATGTATGAATGATAGATTTGTGAAGATTGGCGAGGCTGCGAAACTACTTGGTGTTAATCCTCAAACACTTCGGCGTTGGGAGGAAGGTGGTGTTATCCAACCTGCGAAAAGAACACCGAAAGGGACTCGCCTCTATAGCCTTCAAGAGTTATTAGGTGCGAATGATTTAGCCGCTCCTACGATTGCTTATGCCCGCGTCTCGAGTTCGGATCAAAAGGAAGATTTAGAACGTCAGCAGGCAGTCCTTGAAGCGTTTTGCACGAAGAATGAGTGGCAGACTGAAATCATAAGAGATCTTGGCAGTGGCATGAACTACAATAAGCAAGGCTTCCTCCGCCTCCTTGAGTTAATAGTGCGGGGTGAAATGTCTCGTCTGGTTATCACACACACAGACAGGCTTCTACGATTTGGTGGAGAGATCGTCTTTCGTATCTGTGAACTCAAAGGTATTGAAGTCGTCATTATCAATAAAGGTGAACAACCTTCATTTGAGGAGGAACTGACACGAGACGTCATGGAAATCATGACCGTTTTTTGTGCGAAACTCTACGGACGCCGTTCTCAGAAGTCAAAGAAACTGGCTGAAGCAATAGAGACTATCGTCTCCGAAGCGGAGCAGAAGCAGAAAGGTAATCTCGGCAACCTGTAGGTTGCAGGATACCTTATGCTTCTGAAAACGAACACAGAAGATAGAACTCACTCCGAATAATAAGTAATCCACACAAAGGTCTCAACACGCGGGCTATACCCGTGTTGCGTTCAACTTCGCTCTGTCATCCTTCAAAACAGGATTAGACAAAGACGACTGGCGAAGTCATGTTGACATAAAGCGTGAATTCAACGCAGTCAAGTATGATAAGTTTCACTGGTGTAAAGACCTTTCACAGAATGCGTCC encodes the following:
- a CDS encoding IS607 family transposase, which encodes MNDRFVKIGEAAKLLGVNPQTLRRWEEGGVIQPAKRTPKGTRLYSLQELLGANDLAAPTIAYARVSSSDQKEDLERQQAVLEAFCTKNEWQTEIIRDLGSGMNYNKQGFLRLLELIVRGEMSRLVITHTDRLLRFGGEIVFRICELKGIEVVIINKGEQPSFEEELTRDVMEIMTVFCAKLYGRRSQKSKKLAEAIETIVSEAEQKQKGNLGNL